GTGTCTCCAGGACCAGGGCGCGCGCGCCGTTCTCCCGCAGTTCGGCGGCGAGCAGCAGACCGACCGGTCCGGCGCCGACGACGATGACGTCGGCGGCCGTGGCGCGCCGGGTCACCGGCGGCCTCCCCGGCCGCGCCGGGCGGCCGCCGGGCCGAACCAGCGGTCCAGTGCGGTGCTCACGCCGTGGTGGCTGCCGGGGGCGGCCCAGGCGACATGGCCGTCCGGGCGCAGCAGGACGGCACTGGTGCCGGCCAGCGGGCTGTCGTCGGGCAGGGCACCGGGGGTGGCCGTCACGATGTCGACGCGGGCGCGCCAGCCCTCGGCGCGGCGGCGCAGTACGGCGTTGTCGGCGAGGTCGAGCAGCACGCCGCGGCCGGGCCGCAGCAGCTCGGTGCTGCTGGTGGCCCGGGTGCCGGCGGTCAGGGGCAGGTGGGGCATGCGGCGGCCGAGGAGCGGGTGGGTGCCGGGGCCGACGTCGTAGCGGATGTCCAGGCCGCTGACCTTGGCGGCGAGGTGCCGGGCCACCTCGGGGTACGGGAGGAGTTCGGACAGCACGTCGCGCAGCGGCTGCACCTCGGCGCCGCCGAGGACGAGCAGGCTCTGGGCCTGGGTGTTGGCCAGCATCCGGCGGCCGACCTCGTGGCGCTCGGTGTGGTAGGTGTCGAGCAGCGACGCGGGGGCGTCGCCCTTGAGGACGGCGGCCAGCTTCCAGCCGAGGTTGAAGGAGTCCTGGACGCTGGTGTTCATGCCCTGTCCGCCCGCGGGCAGGTGCACGTGCGCGGCGTCCCCGGCGAGCAGGACACGTCCGCGGCGGTACTCCGTCACCTGGCGGGTGGCGTCGCCGAACGCGCTGACCCAGACGGGTTCGGCGTGCGAGATGTCGATGCCGGTGAGCCGCTTCCAGTGATCGGCGACCTCCGCGAAGGCGGGCGGGGCGGTGCGCCGCTGCGGGGGGATGCCGCGCTCGCCGACG
This genomic stretch from Streptomyces sp. Go-475 harbors:
- a CDS encoding FAD-dependent monooxygenase, producing MDTSVVIVGAGPAGLMLAGELRLAGIDVTVLESLPQRTGESRGIGLATRTMEIFDQRGLLRRLGAYETSDMGHFGGLPLDVGVLGAAHQAARTVPQSVTEAALESWATELGADIRRGHTFLDLSDGGESVTVRVRGAAGEEEIEARYLVGCDGGRSAVRKTAGFDFPGTAATTEMLLADIRGVDLEPRMTGQQVGGGFVMVAKLPGGIHRIIVGERGIPPQRRTAPPAFAEVADHWKRLTGIDISHAEPVWVSAFGDATRQVTEYRRGRVLLAGDAAHVHLPAGGQGMNTSVQDSFNLGWKLAAVLKGDAPASLLDTYHTERHEVGRRMLANTQAQSLLVLGGAEVQPLRDVLSELLPYPEVARHLAAKVSGLDIRYDVGPGTHPLLGRRMPHLPLTAGTRATSSTELLRPGRGVLLDLADNAVLRRRAEGWRARVDIVTATPGALPDDSPLAGTSAVLLRPDGHVAWAAPGSHHGVSTALDRWFGPAAARRGRGGRR